The segment AGGCAAAACCATCCTGAGCTGTATCACTTTTCGTGGCATGCTGGCCGAGTGCTTCCTGAATTTCAATTCGTATTTGTAGCGGCAGGACGAGGCGAATTCGAATCGCGAGAAACAGGGCTGCAGGAAATCAAACCTGGGACGATCATGATGCTCTTCCCAGATGTGTGGCATCGCTATCGGCCGCATCCAGGGACTGGCTGGACGGAGTATTGGATCTCGCTTGGCGGAGACCTGCTGTTTCAGTGGTTGGGTCGCGGGCTTTTCGATCCGAATCGTCCGCTGACAACTTTGCGTCAGCCCGGGAAGACAATTGAAAAATATGAAGACGTGATCGACTTCGTGATGAGTCGCCCGGAACAGGATGCTCCGATGCTGACGGCCCATGCTATGGCGCTGATCGCGAGTGCTTTGGAGCAAGCCCAGACATCTGTTGAATCAATCAATTCGAAAGACGATCTCGATCGATCGGACAATCCGCTGGTCACCGAAGCATTGCGAGTCATTTGGAATAACAGCCATCAACGTGTCTCTGTTGACATGATTGCAAAGCAGCTTGGCGTCACGCGACGAACCCTGGAGCGGCACTTCAAAAAGCATCTTGGACGAACACTGTTGCAGGAGCTTGTTGCCTGTCGAATTCAACGAGCGAAGAGGCTCCTTCGTGAGACGCATGTCCCGATCAAGTATGTTGCCCACGCCGCCGGTTTTAGTTCTCTTCCGAATCTCTGCAAAGTTTTTCGCCGCGAAGTCGGCACGACGCCCGGCAGCTATCGCGAGGCGGCAGCTATGAAACAGAGTGCTCGTCGATGGCCGAATTCGTCGGCTGCCGCGGCGCCCGAAGATGTCGCTGAAGTGTCGCAAAACGGCACGTGAAACAAAAGCATCAGTTCGCTCAGTTTCGTTACGTTTCCAAATCAACAAACACCAAGATACTCCCTAGACCCTTGAGGCAATCATTTGACTACGGCAAGATTCAGATGGGCACTGGCAACGTTGATCGCTTTGACGTGCCTTTCTTCGCTGCAAGCGCAAGACGCAATTCCAGAATTGATTCTGAAACCATCGATTGCTGATGGGCAGTTGTCGCACGATGCCATGCTGAGCCGCGGGTACACGCCGCTGTTCAACGGTAAGGACCTGAGCGGCTGGCGGAATCCATACCCGTTCGGCGAAGCCAAAGTTGTTGACGGCGAAATCCACTTGATGGCGAACAAGAAGTTCTTTCTTGTGACAGAGAAGAAGTACTCCGACTTTCGACTGAGCGTTGAGATCAAGCTGCCGGAAGGAAAAGCTAACTCCGGCGTGATGTTCCGCTGCCACGTCGATCCGGAAGCAAAGAAGAAAGTCTTTGGCTATCAAGCCGAATGCGATGGCTCCGACCGAAAATGGTCCGGTGGATTGTACGACGAAAGCCGTCGTGGTTGGATTTGGCCAAGCGCCGAAGGTCGGTCAACGGATCAGTTTCTTGAGCATGCGGAAGAGTCAAAAGAATTCTTCAAGCAACCTGCCATCGCAGACGCTCTGAACCGCAATGGCTGGAATCGTTTCGAGATCACTTGTATCAAAGACTTGATCACGATTGAACTCAACGGTGTGCAGACAGTACGGTTTCGCGATCCAACCGACGCCAGTGGCTTCATTGCGATTCAGCATCATGGCGAGAAAGGCCAGACGTACCGATTTCGCAATCTGTTCATCAAGGAGCTGCCTGAGATCCCAGCGGAGGACCATGTTTCGCTAACAGATCAAGAACCCGTTTCGATCAAACGCGTTGATGAGAAAACAACGCTGATTGATTTCGGCAAAGTCGCGTTCGGAAACATCGTGATGCCAGT is part of the Mariniblastus fucicola genome and harbors:
- a CDS encoding AraC family transcriptional regulator: MADSDSSTFNYLPVPEIVNRLGLYVTGAGTDIVPAGAAYPRQNHPELYHFSWHAGRVLPEFQFVFVAAGRGEFESRETGLQEIKPGTIMMLFPDVWHRYRPHPGTGWTEYWISLGGDLLFQWLGRGLFDPNRPLTTLRQPGKTIEKYEDVIDFVMSRPEQDAPMLTAHAMALIASALEQAQTSVESINSKDDLDRSDNPLVTEALRVIWNNSHQRVSVDMIAKQLGVTRRTLERHFKKHLGRTLLQELVACRIQRAKRLLRETHVPIKYVAHAAGFSSLPNLCKVFRREVGTTPGSYREAAAMKQSARRWPNSSAAAAPEDVAEVSQNGT